The following coding sequences lie in one Helicoverpa zea isolate HzStark_Cry1AcR chromosome 14, ilHelZeax1.1, whole genome shotgun sequence genomic window:
- the LOC124636540 gene encoding brachyurin-like: protein MQLLVAFIVFGAIANAKDLQSLSEQSPAYGYIQNIGIPAAEKIRQTEASGGSRIIGGVPAALGQYPFQAGILGEIVQGDVAAISVCGGSLISSSRVLTAAHCWFDGVHQAWRLTVVLGSIQLFTGGTRIQTSAVAAHPSYIPVLGRNDIAVVYFATPVALSGTINPIALPTGPELFESFAGERAIAVGFGVTSDNGNISTNQVLSHVSLNVISNSECSWAFPLFLQSSNICSSGLGTVGFCDGDTGGPLIITRNNRQLLIGVASFRSSLGCESNLPNAYARVTSYMDFIYRHI, encoded by the exons ATGCAGTTACTTGTGGCATTTATTGTATTTGGAGCAATTGCAAATGCTAAAGATTTGCAATCACTTTCTGAACAAAGTCCAGCATATGGGTATATTCAGAACATAGGAATTCCTGCAGCGGAGAAAATCCGTCAAACAGAAGCATCAGGAGGTTCACGAATTATCGGAGGAGTTCCTGCAGCTCTTGGACAATACCCCTTCCAG GCTGGTATTCTTGGAGAAATCGTCCAAGGTGACGTAGCTGCTATAAGCGTATGCGGAGGTTCCCTCATTTCATCCAGCCGTGTCCTCACTGCTGCCCATTGCTGGTTCGACGGAGTCCATCAGGCTTGGCGCCTGACCGTTGTTCTTGGCTCCATCCAACTGTTTACCGGTGGTACTAGGATTCAAACTAGTGCCGTTGCTGCTCATCCAAGTTATATCCCTGTTCTTGGCCGCAATGACATTGCTGTTGTATATTTTGCAACTCCTGTTGCCCTGTCAG GTACGATTAATCCGATAGCTCTTCCTACTGGACCTGAACTATTTGAGTCTTTCGCTGGAGAGAGGGCTATCGCTGTTGGTTTTGGAGTGACCAGTGACA ATGGGAATATTTCTACGAACCAGGTCCTGAGTCACGTCAGCTTGAACGTGATATCTAACAGCGAGTGTTCCTGGGCGTTCCCTTTGTTTCTACAAAGTTCCAACATTTGTAGCAGTGGCCTTGGAACAGTCGGGTTCTGTGATGGTGATACTGGTGGCCCTCTTATCATCACCAGGAATAATAGACAGCTATTG ATTGGTGTTGCGTCCTTCCGTTCCAGTCTGGGCTGCGAGTCCAACCTACCCAACGCTTATGCTCGAGTCACTTCATACATGGACTTTATCTACAGACATATTTAA